The Castanea sativa cultivar Marrone di Chiusa Pesio chromosome 11, ASM4071231v1 genome contains a region encoding:
- the LOC142617829 gene encoding wall-associated receptor kinase 1-like, with product MGFQFHKMLLQVTWVAVLLSLTTSASAVLYPSALPNCQNSCGGVEIPYPFGMNEGCYLDESFSITCDNSTSQPTYGDVIVKNISIEDHNIEILAYTARDCYNNTGALVNNSNHPTLWSLYFTISDTQNMFMAVGCDTYAYLDGFKNNESFSLGCTSVCVDASNVVNGSCSGIGCCQTEIPKGMKNITLEAHSFNSHLKVWNFNPCSYSFIVQKDKFDFSTDSLQTLPEKMPMVLDWAVGNETWAVGNETCDVNTKNYSCGGNSTCTGSENGGYFCLCLDGYRGNPYLKDGCQDIDECKEGNNNCTSKNTNCVNDPGSYYCVCSVGYHFDDGGACVHPSSNLAIKLAIGIGICIIAMLVCSSSLYLIVNQRKLMKLKQSFFQQNGGLILQQQLSRQDNSTNVVKIFTTEELEKATNNYDENLIIGRGGFGTVYKGFLPDDRIVAVKKSKIVDQSQIEQFINELIVLSQINHTNVVKLLGCCLETQVPLLVYEFVPNGTLFEYIHHESKVSIVPWETRLRIATESAEALSYLHSAASPPIIHRDVKSSNILLDGKHIAKVSDFGASRLVPLDQTQAIATMVQGTFGYLDPEYLHTSQLTEKSDVYSFGVVLVELLTSKKAISFDRPEEERSLALYFLSSLKENRLFEVLEKNIANEENAEQLKEVSNLATRCLRLKGEDRPNMKEVAMKLQGLRKMEKHSWVNVGSNLEETEYLLGGPSDSREYDVNNKITTGYDSVKHHIMLAFDDGR from the exons ATGGGTTTCCAATTCCACAAGATGCTTTTGCAAGTCACATGGGTTGCTGTGTTATTATCATTGACCACTTCAGCCTCAGCTGTACTATATCCATCAGCCCTACCTAATTGTCAGAACAGTTGTGGAGGTGTAGAAATTCCATATCCTTTTGGAATGAATGAAGGATGTTACCTAGATGAAAGTTTTTCCATCACTTGTGATAACTCGACAAGCCAACCTACGTATGGAGATGTCATTGTTAAAAACATTTCCATCGAAGACCACAATATAGAGATCTTGGCCTACACAGCCAGGGACTGTTACAACAACACTGGTGCACTTGTGAATAATAGCAATCACCCCACTCTCTGGTCACTTTATTTCACAATTTCTGACACTCAAAACATGTTCATGGCCGTCGGGTGTGACACTTACGCATACCTTGATGGTTTTAAGAACAATGAATCTTTCTCCCTCGGCTGCACGTCGGTATGTGTAGACGCTAGCAACGTGGTCAATGGCTCTTGCTCTGGGATCGGGTGTTGCCAGACGGAAATTCCAAAAGGAATGAAAAATATTACATTGGAAGCACATAGCTTTAATAGTCATTTAAAAGTATGGAATTTTAATCCATGCAGCTATTCCTTTATTGTGCAAAAGGACAAGTTCGATTTCTCAACTGATTCCCTTCAAACTCTTCCAGAAAAGATGCCAATGGTTCTTGATTGGGCAGTCGGAAATGAAACATGGGCGGTCGGTAATGAAACATGTGATGTGAACACAAAGAATTACTCATGTGGAGGGAATAGCACTTGTACGGGTTCCGAAAATGGAGGATACTTTTGCCTCTGCTTGGATGGTTACCGTGGGAACCCATACCTCAAAGACGGTTGCCAAG ATATTGACGAATGCAAAGAGGGCAATAACAACTGCACCAGCAAAAACACTAATTGTGTTAATGACCCAGGAAGTTATTATTGTGTGTGCAGCGTGGGGTACCATTTTGATGACGGAGGGGCATGTGTCCATCCATCATCCAATCTAGCAATTAAGCTCGCCATTG GTATTGGCATATGCATTATAGCTATGCTTGTCTGTAGCTCTTCGCTGTACTTGATAGTAAATCAAAGAAAGCTAATGAAGCTTAAACAAAGTTTCTTTCAGCAGAATGGTGGTTTAATATTACAACAACAACTCTCTAGACAAGATAATTCAACTAACGTGGTGAAAATCTTTACAACAGAAGAGTTGGAGAAGGCTACCAACAATTATGATGAAAATCTAATCATTGGTCGAGGAGGGTTTGGTACTGTTTATAAAGGATTTTTACCAGATGATAGAATTGTGGCCGTTAAGAAGTCAAAAATAGTAGATCAAAGCCAAATTGAGCAGTTCATCAATGAGTTAATTGTACTTTCTCAAATTAATCACACAAATGTGGTTAAACTATTGGGTTGTTGTTTGGAGACACAAGTTCCTTTGCTAGTTTATGAATTTGTACCCAATGGTACTCTCTTTGAGTACATACACCATGAAAGCAAGGTGTCTATTGTACCATGGGAAACTCGTCTTAGGATAGCTACAGAATCTGCAGAAGCACTTTCGTATTTGCACTCTGCGGCTTCTCCACCTATAATCCATAGAGATGTCAAATCTTCAAACATATTACTAGATGGTAAACACATAGCAAAGGTATCAGATTTTGGAGCATCAAGATTAGTTCCACTTGACCAAACACAAGCCATAGCTACAATGGTGCAAGGAACTTTCGGATATTTAGATCCCGAATACTTGCACACAAGCCAATTGACAGAGAAAAGTGATGTTTATAGCTTTGGAGTGGTCCTTGTGGAATTATTAACAAGTAAAAAGGCAATTTCATTTGATAGGCCTGAGGAGGAGAGAAGCCTTGCTctgtattttctttcttctttgaaagAAAATAGATTGTTTGAAGTTCTTGAAAAGAATATAGCCAATGAAGAGAATGCAGAGCAGCTGAAAGAAGTTTCGAATCTTGCAACGAGGTGCTTAAGATTGAAAGGGGAGGATAGACCTAATATGAAGGAAGTAGCAATGAAACTTCAAGGTTTAAGAAAGATGGAAAAGCATTCATGGGTTAATGTAGGTTCCAACTTGGAAGAGACTGAATACTTACTTGGTGGGCCATCTGATTCTCGTGAATATGatgttaataataaaataaccacTGGTTATGATAGTGTGAAACATCACATAATGTTGGCCTTTGATGATGGGAGATGA